The Hyphomonas sediminis genome contains a region encoding:
- the ileS gene encoding isoleucine--tRNA ligase codes for MTESTTERDYRDTLFLPKTEFPMRAGLPKAEPEWIKRWDGLSLYEKLRADAKGRQPFILHDGPPYANGHIHLGTALNKIIKDIIVRSHQMQGFDASYLPGWDCHGLPIEWKVEEEFRSKNRPKDSVPPAEFRAACRAYAEHWVGVQKAEFRALGIEGEWNDPYLTMAFESEAMIVSEFLDMAMKGGLVRGAKPIMWSPVERTALAEAEVEYHDRKVPVIWVKFPVDFPAAYTRGPGGPDVVAELVEKYANASVVIWTTTPWTIPANQAVSFNPEVSYGLYEVTDVATEEELGFAPYVKAGDKLIFADKLAEDALLAAKAKAWSRVDDINPADLPAIRHPLSGFDKFFRHSIPLLAGSHVTDDAGTGFVHTAPAHGEDDFDVWVNSGHTTQAIRQIVDPDGKYTDEVPAPLAGLEIIVTSGKKRGEAGKANNEVIRLLAESGNLLARGVTMIRDAHSWRSKAPVIRRATPQWFIAMDKPVHGGKTLRELALKGIADTEFFPPTGRNRLQAMVEGRPDWLISRQRNWGVPITLFVNAKGEPHTAALSKEQADKLNANIKAAIEKNGVDGWFATPDADFFEGTGVSPEGWEKVTDVLDVWFDSGTTHAFALRKRGIIDNATGQADVYMEGSDQHRGWFQSSLLESCATRGMAPYKKVVTHGFIVDAEGKKMSKSIGNTIEPQQVQKDYGIEILRIWTASADYMDDLRISDEIIKGTVETYRKLRNTLRYLLGALDGFSAEEAVSAATMPGLERFMLHRLAELDGQIRAAYSSFDFKRVMTLLINFVNVELSAVYFDVRKDSLYCDPSFATAKGWDAATAASGDRRRAVRTVMAAILERMLAWLAPVMPFTTDEAFGESHLKGSAPSVHLLQFPATPEGWLDAGLGKRWEQIFAVRRVVTGALEVERREKRIGASLEASPRVLIADKALIEAFEGESAADIFITSDAELVSATEGPAGAFTLADAPGIWVVPEKAAGVKCRRSWKYFDPATADPAFPDITPRDALAVKAWDKVE; via the coding sequence ATGACCGAGTCCACGACCGAGCGCGATTATCGCGACACCCTGTTCCTGCCGAAAACCGAGTTTCCCATGCGCGCGGGCCTGCCCAAGGCCGAGCCGGAATGGATCAAGCGCTGGGACGGCCTGAGCCTCTATGAGAAGCTGCGCGCGGACGCCAAGGGCCGCCAGCCCTTCATCCTGCATGACGGCCCGCCCTATGCGAACGGCCACATCCACCTCGGCACGGCGCTGAACAAGATCATCAAGGACATCATCGTCCGCTCCCACCAGATGCAGGGCTTTGACGCCTCCTACCTTCCGGGCTGGGACTGTCACGGCCTGCCGATCGAATGGAAGGTGGAAGAGGAATTCCGCTCCAAGAACCGCCCGAAGGACAGCGTGCCCCCGGCTGAATTCCGCGCCGCCTGCCGCGCCTATGCGGAGCATTGGGTGGGTGTTCAGAAGGCGGAGTTCCGCGCCCTCGGCATCGAAGGCGAATGGAACGACCCCTACCTGACCATGGCCTTCGAGAGCGAAGCGATGATCGTTTCGGAATTCCTCGACATGGCGATGAAAGGCGGCCTCGTGCGCGGCGCCAAGCCGATCATGTGGAGCCCCGTCGAGCGCACCGCGCTCGCCGAAGCCGAAGTGGAATATCACGACCGCAAAGTGCCGGTGATCTGGGTGAAGTTTCCGGTCGATTTTCCTGCCGCATACACACGCGGGCCAGGTGGGCCTGATGTCGTTGCCGAACTCGTTGAAAAGTACGCCAACGCTTCGGTTGTCATCTGGACAACCACGCCCTGGACGATTCCTGCCAACCAGGCTGTCAGCTTCAATCCGGAAGTCTCTTACGGACTCTATGAAGTCACCGATGTAGCCACTGAGGAAGAACTCGGATTTGCGCCTTATGTGAAGGCGGGAGACAAACTCATCTTCGCCGACAAACTCGCAGAAGATGCGCTGCTCGCCGCCAAGGCAAAGGCGTGGTCACGCGTAGATGACATCAATCCCGCAGACCTTCCCGCGATCCGGCACCCGCTTTCTGGGTTCGACAAATTCTTCCGTCACTCCATCCCGCTGCTCGCCGGCTCCCACGTCACCGATGATGCCGGCACCGGCTTCGTCCACACCGCGCCCGCGCATGGTGAGGACGACTTCGATGTGTGGGTAAACTCCGGCCACACGACGCAAGCGATCCGCCAGATCGTTGATCCCGATGGGAAGTATACGGATGAAGTGCCGGCCCCGCTCGCGGGTCTTGAAATCATTGTCACGTCCGGCAAGAAGCGCGGCGAGGCGGGCAAGGCGAACAACGAAGTGATCCGCCTGCTGGCCGAGTCTGGCAATCTCCTCGCGCGCGGCGTCACCATGATCCGCGATGCCCACTCCTGGCGCTCGAAAGCCCCGGTCATCCGCCGCGCGACGCCGCAATGGTTCATCGCGATGGACAAGCCCGTGCATGGCGGCAAGACGCTGCGTGAGCTGGCCCTCAAAGGCATTGCCGATACCGAATTCTTCCCGCCCACAGGCCGCAACCGCCTGCAGGCGATGGTCGAAGGCCGCCCGGACTGGCTGATCTCGCGCCAGCGCAACTGGGGCGTGCCGATCACCCTGTTCGTCAACGCCAAGGGCGAGCCGCACACCGCCGCGCTCAGCAAGGAACAGGCCGACAAGCTTAACGCCAACATCAAGGCTGCCATCGAGAAAAACGGCGTAGACGGATGGTTCGCCACGCCCGACGCCGACTTCTTCGAAGGCACCGGCGTCTCGCCTGAAGGCTGGGAGAAGGTCACCGACGTTCTCGACGTGTGGTTCGACAGCGGAACGACGCACGCCTTCGCCCTGCGCAAGCGCGGCATCATCGACAACGCCACCGGCCAGGCCGACGTTTACATGGAAGGCTCCGACCAGCATCGCGGCTGGTTCCAGTCCTCTCTGCTGGAAAGCTGCGCCACGCGCGGCATGGCGCCTTACAAGAAGGTCGTCACCCACGGCTTCATCGTGGACGCCGAAGGCAAGAAGATGTCCAAGTCGATCGGCAACACGATCGAGCCTCAGCAGGTGCAGAAGGATTACGGCATCGAGATCCTCCGTATCTGGACGGCCTCTGCCGACTATATGGACGACCTGCGCATCTCCGACGAGATCATCAAGGGCACGGTGGAAACCTACCGCAAGCTGCGCAATACGCTGCGCTACCTGCTCGGCGCGCTCGATGGTTTCTCTGCGGAGGAAGCCGTCAGCGCCGCGACCATGCCCGGCCTGGAGCGTTTCATGCTCCACCGCCTGGCCGAACTCGACGGCCAGATCCGCGCGGCCTATTCCAGCTTCGACTTCAAGCGCGTGATGACGCTGCTCATCAACTTCGTGAACGTCGAGCTGTCGGCCGTCTATTTCGATGTCCGCAAGGACTCCCTCTACTGCGACCCGTCCTTTGCCACCGCCAAGGGTTGGGACGCGGCCACTGCCGCCTCGGGCGACCGCCGCCGCGCAGTGCGCACGGTCATGGCCGCGATCCTCGAGCGGATGCTCGCCTGGCTCGCCCCGGTCATGCCGTTCACCACCGATGAGGCCTTCGGCGAAAGCCACCTCAAAGGCAGCGCCCCGTCGGTCCACCTGCTGCAATTCCCGGCCACGCCCGAAGGCTGGCTGGACGCGGGCCTCGGCAAGCGCTGGGAACAGATCTTCGCCGTCCGCCGCGTCGTCACCGGCGCGCTGGAAGTCGAGCGCCGCGAGAAGCGTATCGGTGCCTCGCTGGAGGCGTCCCCGCGCGTCCTCATCGCCGACAAGGCGCTGATCGAGGCATTCGAAGGCGAAAGCGCTGCCGATATCTTCATCACGTCGGATGCAGAGCTGGTTTCGGCCACCGAAGGCCCGGCAGGCGCCTTCACGCTGGCCGATGCGCCGGGCATCTGGGTCGTTCCGGAGAAGGCGGCCGGCGTCAAATGCCGCCGCAGCTGGAAGTATTTCGACCCCGCCACCGCCGACCCGGCCTTCCCGGACATCACCCCGCGCGACGCGCTGGCCGTAAAAGCCTGGGACAAGGTGGAATAG
- the ribF gene encoding riboflavin biosynthesis protein RibF, with amino-acid sequence MAVYAEYRGLPAAARGASVALGNFDGLHAGHRAVMEAARNAGHGKFSVATFEPPPRAYFRPGDPPFRILRPERRNSMILAAGADDVFELPFNGEMAAMTDEGFVRHVLVDGLGVSHVSVGFDYRFGRGRMGHAQRLASLGRALGFGVTIVEEIAAQGVKASSTAIRQALVAGEPGLAADMLGQPWVADGIVEPGEKNGRKFGFPTANMALGDLIHPKYGVYAVRLRIEGEDNWRDGVANFGRTPTTGLRDPLLETFIFDFDREIYGQRVEVQLITYLRPELKFPSLDAMIEQMHRDTAQAKDILAARR; translated from the coding sequence ATGGCCGTTTATGCGGAATATCGCGGGCTTCCCGCCGCGGCGCGGGGCGCATCGGTTGCGCTCGGCAATTTTGACGGTCTTCATGCCGGCCACCGCGCCGTGATGGAGGCCGCCCGCAATGCCGGGCATGGAAAGTTCTCGGTGGCGACCTTCGAGCCGCCGCCGCGCGCCTATTTCCGCCCTGGCGACCCGCCATTCCGCATCCTGCGGCCCGAACGCCGTAATTCCATGATCCTCGCCGCCGGCGCCGATGATGTGTTCGAGTTGCCGTTCAATGGCGAAATGGCCGCCATGACGGATGAAGGCTTCGTCCGTCATGTGCTGGTCGACGGGCTCGGCGTTTCGCATGTCTCGGTCGGCTTCGACTACCGCTTTGGCCGTGGCCGCATGGGCCATGCCCAGCGCCTCGCCAGCCTTGGCCGAGCGCTCGGCTTCGGTGTTACCATCGTCGAGGAAATCGCCGCGCAGGGCGTCAAGGCCTCGTCCACCGCGATCCGCCAGGCGCTGGTCGCCGGTGAACCGGGCCTGGCCGCAGACATGCTGGGCCAGCCCTGGGTGGCAGATGGCATTGTCGAGCCGGGCGAAAAGAACGGCCGGAAGTTTGGTTTCCCGACCGCGAACATGGCGCTGGGCGACCTGATCCATCCCAAATACGGCGTTTATGCCGTGCGCCTGCGGATTGAAGGCGAAGACAACTGGCGTGACGGGGTGGCCAATTTCGGCCGCACGCCGACCACCGGCCTGCGCGATCCGCTGCTGGAAACCTTCATCTTCGACTTTGACCGCGAGATTTACGGCCAGCGTGTCGAGGTGCAGCTGATCACCTATCTGCGCCCGGAGCTGAAATTCCCGTCGCTGGACGCGATGATCGAGCAGATGCACCGCGACACCGCCCAGGCAAAGGACATCCTGGCTGCGCGGCGCTGA
- a CDS encoding MaoC family dehydratase, which translates to MTQFDGYKYEDLQIGQSHETVHTITENDIQRFAEVSGDYNPLHMSDEFAAKTIFGKRIAHGALTASYISGILGNNLPGPGAIFVGLSMRFKRPVHIGDTVTVRAEVAEKQDRGNRVTLKVECIVEGKRVITGEADVVAPSREK; encoded by the coding sequence ACGGTTACAAGTATGAAGACCTCCAGATCGGCCAGTCGCACGAGACCGTGCACACGATCACGGAGAACGACATCCAGCGCTTCGCCGAGGTTTCCGGCGACTATAATCCGCTGCACATGTCGGACGAGTTCGCGGCCAAGACCATCTTCGGCAAGCGGATCGCCCATGGCGCGCTGACGGCGAGCTATATCTCCGGCATCCTCGGCAACAACCTGCCGGGCCCCGGCGCGATCTTTGTGGGCCTGTCGATGCGCTTCAAGCGCCCGGTCCATATCGGCGACACGGTGACCGTGCGCGCCGAGGTGGCCGAGAAGCAGGACCGCGGCAACCGCGTGACGCTGAAGGTCGAGTGTATTGTCGAGGGCAAGCGCGTCATCACCGGGGAAGCTGACGTCGTGGCGCCCAGCCGGGAGAAGTAA
- a CDS encoding YbjN domain-containing protein, translating into MRRILASLALSMAVAAPALAQGDFTADTSLARSDRLVRSVFLEDLKAVVVNLGDTISSIGENGDVSVEATSADDGLIYHVIGTVCENEIRPGCLGVQIEIRYDGDEMVSYEKLNTANLNWSATSVSASGTIGTTDSTLIISRYVILDGGMNMQNITDNLTNAKAIARSVADYIWEVGDYDPANYDDEEW; encoded by the coding sequence ATGCGCCGGATACTTGCTTCACTTGCTCTTTCCATGGCGGTTGCCGCGCCGGCTCTGGCGCAGGGCGACTTTACCGCAGACACCTCGCTGGCCCGTTCGGACCGGCTCGTCCGCTCGGTCTTCCTGGAAGACCTGAAGGCCGTGGTCGTGAACCTCGGCGACACCATCTCCTCAATCGGCGAAAACGGCGATGTCTCGGTCGAGGCGACGAGCGCCGATGATGGCCTGATCTATCATGTGATCGGCACGGTCTGTGAAAACGAGATCCGCCCCGGCTGCCTCGGCGTCCAGATCGAGATCCGCTATGATGGCGACGAGATGGTCTCGTATGAGAAGCTGAACACGGCCAACCTCAACTGGTCGGCCACCTCGGTCAGCGCCTCGGGCACCATCGGCACCACGGATTCGACCCTGATCATCAGCCGCTACGTTATCCTCGATGGCGGCATGAACATGCAGAACATCACCGATAACCTGACCAATGCGAAGGCGATTGCCCGCTCGGTTGCCGATTACATCTGGGAAGTCGGCGACTATGATCCCGCAAACTATGACGACGAGGAATGGTAA